The genomic interval GCGCTCGAGCAGATCGAACCCGAGGGTAGCCTGCAGGCGCGCGCGGGACTTCACTTCGCCGACGACGGACAGATCGAACCGCCGCAACTGGCGCGCGCGCTGGCACGTGCTGCTCGAAAAGCGGGGGCGAAGTTTCTGACCACCACGGTCCACCGGGTCCTGCACGAAAAGAATCGCGTTTGCGGCGTGGAAACCGGTGAAGGCGTGATCTCGTGCGAGCGCGTGGTACTGGCCGCCGGCGCGTGGACCACGCAGGTGCCCGGATCGGGTCTCAAACCCGATGGCATCTCGCCGGTGCGCGGGCAGGTCATCGCACTCGATCATCAGCCCGGCGGACTCTCCCACGTGCTGGTGCGCCATGGGCATGGCTACGTCGTGCCGCGCCCCAACGGACAGGTGATTACAGGCTCGACGGCGGAGAAGGCGGGCTTCAACAAGGCGGTGACCGCCGGCGGTGTGCGCAAGATCCTCGATGTGGCACTCACGCTCGCGCCTTCGCTGGTCGATGCGCGCTACGTGGAGAGCTGGTCGAACTTCCGCCCGGCCGCGCCCGACCGGCTCCCGCTGCTGGGAGAGGGCGCGATCGAGGGCCTCCACTTCGCCAGCGGGCATTTCCGCAACGGCATTCTGCTCACGCCTGTTACGGCCGAACTCGTTGCCGACGAAATCACCGGCAAGAAGCCCGAGATCGACCTGGCGCCGTTTTCGCCGAAGAGATTTGCGCAATAGGAAGGGCGGGTAGACCCCGCCCCTACAGTCGAAGGTAGGGGCGGGGTCTACCCGCCCTTCTTACATCACGTACCCCAGCAACAACGGCAGGGTCAGGAATGAGAAGACCGTGGAGACCAGCACCAGGCTGGCCACTTCCTCGGGGCCGGTGCCGTATTGCTCGGCCAGCAGGTAGTTGAACACCGCCGGCGGCATGGAGCACTCGAGAATCAGCACGCCGCGCGCGCTTCCCTCGAATCCCAGCACCGTCGCCAGCGCGAGCCCCACGCCAAATCCCAGTGCCAGTCGCGGGACGGAGATCCACAGGCTGCGCATCAGGTTTGCCGGGCGCAGGGCCGAGAGAGAAACCCCCAGCGCAATGAGCATCATCGGAAAGGTCAGTCCGCCGATAAGCTCGACGGTGTTGTGCGCCCACTTGGGCAGATGCCAGCCAAAGGCAATCATCACCAGGCTGATGGCTACCGAATGCAGAATGGGCGTGCGCGCCAGCCGCTTTACCGAGAAACTGCCCGCCGCAATGGTGATGCCCAGGCTGAAGTGAAAGAACATCGTCGTGCTCATGTAGACGATGGCCAGGGCGAGGCCTTCCTTGCCGAAGGCGAACAGGGAGAGCGAGGCGCCCATGTTCCCGGTGTTGGGGAACATGATCGATGGCAGGTAGGTCGAATAGCGCAGTTTGAAGACCTTGAGGGCAATCACGCCGATTACGCCCCAGGTGGCGATGGCCGCCATGGTGGCCAGGCTCAGCTCCCGGAAGGTGCTCTCGCTGGGATCGACCCGGGGCAGAATGGTCAGAACCAGACAGGGGGTGCCGATGGCCGCGATCAGCCGGGTCGCCATGTCGTTGTCCCAGGCCCACCCGCTGCGCGCCCAGATGTAGCCCAGGGCGGCGCAGAAAAAGACGGGGGCCATGACCGCTGTGATCTCGGCAATCATGGCCCTTGCCAATAGATGAATTCCCCCCGAATGGGAACCTTGCGCCACCGGGAGCTCGCTTGCTTTCGATTGAGTCGTCACCGACAATGGAAATGCGTCTACGTGACGCGGCAGGGACGTGATGGACAGGCTCCTCGGACAGGGAGACGAGCGCTATTCCGTGGAATCGCGCGTGCTGGTGGTCGATGACTCGCCCGAATTCTGCCGTCTGATGGAGCGCGGATTCGGCAGCGACTACGAGATGAGCTTCGCCAGCGATCGCGACAGTGCGCTGGCCGCTGCCAAACGCTTCAATCCCAACGTCATTCTGCTTGACCTGCACCTTCCGCCCGACCCGACCAGCACGACCGTCGGCATGGAGCTGCTTGCCACTTTTCGGCGAGACCTGCCCCAGACCCGCGTGATCGTCGTCTCCGGAACCAGTGAAAAGCGCCACGCCCTTGAAGCCATCGCCTCGGGCGCGGCGGATTTCTACACCAAGCCCATCGCGCTCGATGAGCTGGGCGTGATCCTGCGGCGGAACATGCAGATCGTCCAGCTCACAGTCGAGAACCGGCGGCTGGCCGAACAGATGCAGGCCCAGAGCGGGGACAAGCCCCAGCTTGTGGGCAGTTCGCCGGCTTTTCAGAAGGCCTACGCCCTGCTCGAGCGCGTCGCGCCCACCGAGGCGACTGTCCTGGTCATGGGCGAGAACGGCACTGGCAAGGAGCTCTTTGCCCAGGCGCTCCACCGGCTCTCGAATCGTGGGAAAGGGCCCTTCGTGGCGATCAACTGCGGTGCGATTCCCGAGACCCTTGCCGAGGGAGAGCTCTTCGGCTTCGTCAAGGGCGCCTTCACCGGCGCGGTAAAAGACCGCATGGGCAAGATCCAGGCGGCCGAGGGGGGCACGCTCTTTCTCGATGAGATCGGCGAGCTCTCCGAGCACATGCAAACCAAACTGCTTCGTTTCCTGCAGGAACGGCAGATCGAACCGCTGGGCGCTAACCGCACGGTGGATGTCGACACGCGCATCATTGCCGCAACAAACCGGGATCTGGCGCAGATGGTGGAAGAGGGGACTTTCCGCGAAGACCTCTTCTACCGGCTCAACGTGATCGAGATTCAGCTTCCTTCGCTGCGCGCGCGGCGCGAGGACATCGTGGCGCTGACCAACTACTTCATCCGTCGCAACACGGACCTGGTGGGCGGGCGCATTCCAACGCTGGCCGCCGATGCGCGGGCCTGGCTGGAGGGCTACGCCTTTCCCGGCAACGTGCGCGAACTGGAGAACCTGGTGAAGCGCGCCATGCTGCTCTGCAGCGGCGAGACGATCTCCGCAGCAGACCTGGCTTCCAATGTGGCCGCACCCCGGCGCGCCCCGAGCGAGGAACCCTCAGGGCTGGCGGTCGCCACGCCGCAACAGCCGGCGGCCTCTTCCTTCGAGGGGCGCAACCTCAAGGACATTCGTGAGGACGCAGAACGCGCGGCCATTGAGTGGGCGCTGGAGCAGGATGAGGGCAACGTCTCCCGTACGGCACGCCGGCTCCAGGTCGAGCGCAAGTCCCTGCAACGACTCATCAAACGTCTCGACATCGACGTTGGGGCGTACTGCCCGGGTGGCAGAACCCGCCGTGGACGCCCTCCCGGCGTCTCCTGATATATTGCCCGAATGCGACACAGATTCGTTTCCTAAGGCAGCCCCCAGCGTAGCATTCTGCGCCACTATGCGCTTTGCACAGATTTCATGGGCGAATTGCCGCATTTAATGGGGCTGTTTGGGCCATTTAGTGCCCCTTTCAGGCTCAATTCCGGGCTCCGTCGGGATTACTTCGAATAGTGGGTGTTCGAGAATAAAGAAATAAACCCAGTAATTTCAGAATGTTATTAAATTTGCGGGAATCGAGAGAGGTTGTGGCACGCCCTTCGCTATATGGGGTGTCAGCTCTCTGTTCTGAAAAGGACAGAACGGGGAGGGAGATCAAACTAAAAATGAACGTCCCCGCCTTCACCACTTGATCTCTCTCCCCGGAATTTAAAACCACCACGGCGCCCGCAGCTCGAAAGAGCCCGCGGGCGCCGGTCGTTTGGGGCCTATCTGCCCGGAATGCCAGTGTATTTCCCCTCCTCACCTTGCCCGCCGAAGGGGCGTATGATACGCAAAACAGCCGCTCACCCGCATTTGCCGGTGGCCCAGGTTCGGGTCATTTGAGCGAGCCTGGCGTTTCAGCCGGGCAGGAGATCACGGAGAGCCATTCCCATGAAGATCGGTCCCGAGGAAGTACGCAAAATTGCCCATCTGGCGCGTCTGAGCCTCTCGGAAGACGAGGCGCAGCAGATGAGCGGCCAGCTCAGCTCCATTCTCGACTACGTGGAAAAGCTCGGGGAACTCGATACCAGCAACGTCGAGCCGCTCTCGCACGTCGTCCCTTCCGAGACCCCCTTTCGCGAGGACGCCGTGACCAGCGATTTTCCCACCGACCTGGTGACGGCCAACGCCCCCGATGCCGAGCAGGGCATGTTCCGCGTGCCCCAGGTGATTGAAGAGAGTTAACCGTGGCAGAGATTACCGAACTGAGCCTGGCCGAACTCTCGGCCGCGCTCGAGAAAAAAGAAACCTCCAGCGAGCAGGTGACCCAGGCCTACCTGAGCCGTATCGAATCGGTCGATCCGAAGGTGGGTGCCTACCTGCTGGTCGACGACGAGGGCGCGCTCAAGATGGCGCGCGAGTCCGATGAACGCCGCGCCGCCGGGAAGGCGTGCGGCCCACTCGAAGGCGTGCCCGTTGCGCTCAAGGACATCATCCTGAGCTTCGGCGTGCGCTCGAGCGCCGCGAGCAAGATTCTGGAGAACTTCATCCCGCCCTACGAATCCACCGTCGCCGCGCGCCTTCGCGAAGCGGGCGCGGTGTTCCTCGGGAAGGTGAACATGGACGAGTTTGCCATGGGCAGCTCGACCGAAAACTCTGCCTTCCAGAAGACGCGCAATCCCTGGGATCAGGGGCGCATTCCCGGCGGCTCCTCGGGCGGCAGCGCCGCGGCCGTGGCCGCCGACCTGTGCGCCGGCGCGTTGGGTACCGACACGGGTGGCTCCATTCGCCAGCCCGCTTCCCACTGCGGCATCGTGGGGCTCAAACCGACCTACGGGCGCGTCTCGCGCTACGGCGTGATGGCGTTTGCCTCGAGCCTCGATCAGGTGGGCCCCATGGGCAAGAGCGTCGAGGACTGCGCGCTCATGTTCAACACCATCGGCGGGCACGACGCGCATGACTCGACCAGCATCGACCAGCCGCTTCCGGATTTCATGCCGGCCTGTCGCAAGGAGGCCAAGGGACTCAAGATCGGCGTGCCCAAGCAGTACTTCGGCGAGGGCCTTGGCCCCGACGTGGAGAAAGCGGTGAAGGCCGCGATTGCAACCATCGAGGGGCTTGGCAACGAGATCGTTGAAGTCGATCTGCCCCACAGCGAATACGCAGTGGCGACCTACTATCTGATCTGCACGGCCGAGGCGAGCTCCAACCTCGCGCGCTACGACGGCGTGCGCTACGGATATCGCTCGCCCGAGTCGAAAGACCTGATGAGCCTCTACCTGAAGTCGCGCTCCGAGGGCTTCGGGCCCGAGGTCAAGCGCCGCATCATGCTGGGGACCTACTGCCTCTCGGCCGGTTACTACGATGCCTATTACAAGAAGGCGCAGCAGGTGCGTCGCCTGATTCTGGATGACTTTACCAAGGCCTTCGAGAAGTGCGACGCCATCGTCGGGCCGGTTACGCCCACGCCCGCTTTCAAGTTCGGTGAGAAAACCGAAGACCCGCTCGAGATGTATCTCTCGGACATTTACACGATCTCGGTGAATCTGGCGGGTTTGCCGGGCATAAGCCTGCCCTGCGG from Chrysiogenia bacterium carries:
- the gatA gene encoding Asp-tRNA(Asn)/Glu-tRNA(Gln) amidotransferase subunit GatA — encoded protein: MAEITELSLAELSAALEKKETSSEQVTQAYLSRIESVDPKVGAYLLVDDEGALKMARESDERRAAGKACGPLEGVPVALKDIILSFGVRSSAASKILENFIPPYESTVAARLREAGAVFLGKVNMDEFAMGSSTENSAFQKTRNPWDQGRIPGGSSGGSAAAVAADLCAGALGTDTGGSIRQPASHCGIVGLKPTYGRVSRYGVMAFASSLDQVGPMGKSVEDCALMFNTIGGHDAHDSTSIDQPLPDFMPACRKEAKGLKIGVPKQYFGEGLGPDVEKAVKAAIATIEGLGNEIVEVDLPHSEYAVATYYLICTAEASSNLARYDGVRYGYRSPESKDLMSLYLKSRSEGFGPEVKRRIMLGTYCLSAGYYDAYYKKAQQVRRLILDDFTKAFEKCDAIVGPVTPTPAFKFGEKTEDPLEMYLSDIYTISVNLAGLPGISLPCGFSHDGLPIGLQVIAPQLAEETLFQVAAGFERACDLGGRRPAL
- a CDS encoding sigma-54-dependent Fis family transcriptional regulator — protein: MDRLLGQGDERYSVESRVLVVDDSPEFCRLMERGFGSDYEMSFASDRDSALAAAKRFNPNVILLDLHLPPDPTSTTVGMELLATFRRDLPQTRVIVVSGTSEKRHALEAIASGAADFYTKPIALDELGVILRRNMQIVQLTVENRRLAEQMQAQSGDKPQLVGSSPAFQKAYALLERVAPTEATVLVMGENGTGKELFAQALHRLSNRGKGPFVAINCGAIPETLAEGELFGFVKGAFTGAVKDRMGKIQAAEGGTLFLDEIGELSEHMQTKLLRFLQERQIEPLGANRTVDVDTRIIAATNRDLAQMVEEGTFREDLFYRLNVIEIQLPSLRARREDIVALTNYFIRRNTDLVGGRIPTLAADARAWLEGYAFPGNVRELENLVKRAMLLCSGETISAADLASNVAAPRRAPSEEPSGLAVATPQQPAASSFEGRNLKDIREDAERAAIEWALEQDEGNVSRTARRLQVERKSLQRLIKRLDIDVGAYCPGGRTRRGRPPGVS
- the gatC gene encoding Asp-tRNA(Asn)/Glu-tRNA(Gln) amidotransferase subunit GatC, yielding MKIGPEEVRKIAHLARLSLSEDEAQQMSGQLSSILDYVEKLGELDTSNVEPLSHVVPSETPFREDAVTSDFPTDLVTANAPDAEQGMFRVPQVIEES
- a CDS encoding FAD-dependent oxidoreductase gives rise to the protein ALEQIEPEGSLQARAGLHFADDGQIEPPQLARALARAARKAGAKFLTTTVHRVLHEKNRVCGVETGEGVISCERVVLAAGAWTTQVPGSGLKPDGISPVRGQVIALDHQPGGLSHVLVRHGHGYVVPRPNGQVITGSTAEKAGFNKAVTAGGVRKILDVALTLAPSLVDARYVESWSNFRPAAPDRLPLLGEGAIEGLHFASGHFRNGILLTPVTAELVADEITGKKPEIDLAPFSPKRFAQ
- a CDS encoding AEC family transporter; protein product: MARAMIAEITAVMAPVFFCAALGYIWARSGWAWDNDMATRLIAAIGTPCLVLTILPRVDPSESTFRELSLATMAAIATWGVIGVIALKVFKLRYSTYLPSIMFPNTGNMGASLSLFAFGKEGLALAIVYMSTTMFFHFSLGITIAAGSFSVKRLARTPILHSVAISLVMIAFGWHLPKWAHNTVELIGGLTFPMMLIALGVSLSALRPANLMRSLWISVPRLALGFGVGLALATVLGFEGSARGVLILECSMPPAVFNYLLAEQYGTGPEEVASLVLVSTVFSFLTLPLLLGYVM